In a single window of the Streptomyces cinnabarinus genome:
- a CDS encoding urease subunit beta translates to MIPGEVLFADGPVVYNEGREVTRLTVLNAADRPVQVGSHYHFAEANPGLDFDRAAARGKRLNVAAGTAVRFEPGIPADVELVPLAGARVVPGLRGETGGALDA, encoded by the coding sequence ATGATTCCCGGAGAGGTCCTCTTCGCGGACGGGCCGGTCGTGTACAACGAAGGCCGTGAAGTCACCCGGCTGACCGTCCTCAACGCCGCCGACCGGCCCGTCCAGGTCGGCTCCCACTACCACTTCGCCGAGGCCAACCCCGGTCTGGACTTCGACCGCGCCGCCGCCCGCGGCAAGCGGCTCAACGTCGCCGCCGGCACCGCCGTGCGCTTCGAGCCCGGGATCCCCGCCGACGTCGAACTCGTCCCGCTGGCCGGCGCCCGTGTCGTGCCGGGACTGCGCGGGGAGACCGGAGGTGCCCTCGATGCCTGA
- a CDS encoding urease subunit gamma has translation MQLTPHEQERLLIHVAADVAEKRRARGLRLNHPEAIALITSHLLEGARDGRTVAELMSSGRKLLTRDDVMEGVPEMIHDVQVEATFPDGTKLVTVHEPIV, from the coding sequence GTGCAACTGACCCCGCACGAGCAGGAGAGGCTGCTGATCCATGTGGCGGCCGACGTCGCCGAGAAGCGCCGGGCCCGCGGACTCAGGCTCAACCACCCCGAGGCCATCGCCCTGATCACCTCCCACCTCCTCGAAGGCGCGCGCGACGGCCGTACGGTCGCCGAGCTGATGTCCTCCGGGCGCAAGCTGCTCACCCGGGACGACGTGATGGAGGGCGTCCCGGAGATGATCCACGACGTCCAGGTCGAGGCGACCTTCCCCGACGGCACCAAGCTCGTCACCGTGCACGAGCCGATCGTCTGA
- a CDS encoding TetR/AcrR family transcriptional regulator has product MARVSQEHLDARRRQILEGAARCFARNGFHATSMQDVLKEVDLSAGAVYRYFSGKDELIAAIVKGVLAEVRAAFEELTRQSPPPPPDVLVGEVLGRAVGIWGTLSVDDEPVFPRLIMQVWAETARNPELAVVMDEVYGVVTTAWVRVAEAYQEAGMMRTDIPAEHVARTMVAVVQGFIAQQSLLGAAPVEVLQDGLRAVMSMAEPRSDA; this is encoded by the coding sequence ATGGCCCGCGTATCCCAGGAACACCTCGACGCCCGCCGCCGCCAGATCCTGGAAGGCGCCGCCCGCTGCTTCGCCCGCAACGGCTTCCACGCCACCTCCATGCAGGACGTGCTGAAGGAGGTCGACCTCTCGGCCGGCGCGGTCTACCGCTACTTCAGCGGCAAGGACGAGCTGATCGCCGCGATCGTCAAGGGCGTCCTCGCGGAGGTGCGTGCGGCCTTCGAGGAGCTCACCCGGCAGAGCCCACCCCCGCCGCCGGACGTGCTGGTGGGCGAGGTCCTCGGCCGCGCCGTCGGTATCTGGGGCACCCTGTCCGTCGACGACGAGCCCGTCTTCCCGCGGCTGATCATGCAGGTGTGGGCGGAGACCGCGCGCAACCCGGAGCTCGCGGTCGTCATGGACGAGGTGTACGGCGTGGTGACCACGGCCTGGGTCAGGGTGGCCGAGGCTTATCAGGAGGCAGGGATGATGCGGACGGACATCCCCGCCGAGCATGTCGCCCGCACCATGGTCGCCGTGGTCCAGGGCTTCATCGCCCAGCAGTCCCTGCTCGGGGCGGCCCCGGTAGAGGTCCTCCAGGACGGACTGCGCGCCGTGATGAGCATGGCCGAGCCGCGATCGGACGCCTGA